The proteins below come from a single Pedobacter aquae genomic window:
- a CDS encoding 2-C-methyl-D-erythritol 4-phosphate cytidylyltransferase has protein sequence MSKNQFYAIIVAGGSGKRMNSQTPKQFLLLKGKPILMLSIEKFYQSKYQPKIIVVLAEQEQQTWHKLVQEYHFNIPHEVVSGGTERFHSVKNALSPIADKQSIIAIHDAVRPLVSIQTIDNCYEKAISTGNAIAATLSKDSVRVQEGNKNKAIARNQVYLVQTPQTFQYPQLEKAYQQDFESFFTDDASLVEKAGYTINLCNGDEFNFKITFPEDITLAEAILNKPAYE, from the coding sequence ATGAGCAAAAATCAGTTTTATGCCATTATTGTAGCTGGTGGTTCTGGTAAAAGAATGAACAGCCAAACACCTAAGCAATTTTTACTGTTAAAAGGCAAGCCAATTTTAATGCTGAGTATAGAAAAGTTTTACCAAAGCAAATATCAACCAAAAATTATAGTTGTTTTAGCAGAACAAGAACAGCAAACCTGGCATAAACTTGTACAAGAATATCATTTCAATATCCCGCATGAAGTGGTAAGTGGCGGTACAGAAAGATTTCATTCTGTAAAAAATGCGCTTAGCCCAATAGCAGATAAACAAAGTATTATTGCAATACATGATGCTGTTAGACCATTAGTAAGCATCCAAACTATTGATAATTGCTATGAAAAGGCAATTTCTACAGGTAATGCTATTGCAGCTACACTGTCTAAAGATTCTGTTAGGGTACAAGAAGGAAATAAAAACAAGGCGATTGCCAGAAATCAGGTTTATTTGGTTCAAACGCCACAAACATTTCAATATCCACAGCTTGAAAAAGCTTATCAGCAAGATTTTGAAAGCTTTTTTACAGATGATGCCTCTCTTGTTGAAAAAGCTGGCTATACCATTAATTTATGTAATGGCGATGAGTTTAATTTTAAAATTACCTTTCCAGAAGATATTACATTAGCAGAAGCAATTTTAAATAAACCAGCTTATGAATAA
- a CDS encoding lmo0937 family membrane protein, protein MGNLLYLIAVILVIIWIFGAFVSPFGGGLIHILLVIAVIAILLRIIRGA, encoded by the coding sequence ATGGGAAATTTACTTTATTTAATCGCAGTTATATTGGTTATAATCTGGATTTTTGGAGCATTTGTATCACCTTTTGGTGGAGGATTAATTCATATCTTATTGGTAATTGCAGTTATAGCTATTCTTCTAAGGATTATAAGAGGCGCTTGA
- a CDS encoding DUF2795 domain-containing protein, giving the protein MYWTLELASHLEDAPWPATKDELIDYAIRSGAPVEVIENLQALEDDGEPYENIEEIWPDYPTKDDFFFNEDEY; this is encoded by the coding sequence ATGTATTGGACATTAGAATTAGCTTCTCATTTAGAAGATGCTCCGTGGCCAGCCACTAAAGACGAATTAATAGATTACGCTATCCGCTCAGGAGCTCCTGTAGAAGTTATAGAAAATCTACAAGCCCTAGAAGATGATGGCGAGCCCTATGAAAACATTGAAGAGATTTGGCCGGATTATCCCACAAAAGATGACTTCTTCTTTAACGAAGATGAATACTAA
- a CDS encoding cob(I)yrinic acid a,c-diamide adenosyltransferase yields the protein MKIYTKTGDTGYTSLIGGTRVPKHHIRIESYGTVDELNSYIGLISDQDIAIEDKATLKEIQDRLFTIGSSLASDPEKSKMKIPDLHEEDITLLESEIDKMNESLEPLKHFILPGGLTASSYCHLARCVCRRAERNVVHLAEESFVDDKITIYLNRLSDYLFTLARKVNADNSITENKWIPRV from the coding sequence ATGAAAATATACACAAAAACCGGTGATACGGGTTATACTTCTTTAATAGGCGGAACTAGAGTTCCTAAGCACCATATCAGGATAGAGTCTTACGGAACTGTTGATGAGCTAAATTCTTATATAGGCTTAATAAGCGACCAAGACATTGCTATAGAAGACAAAGCTACCCTAAAAGAAATTCAAGATAGATTATTTACCATTGGCTCTTCGTTGGCTTCTGATCCAGAAAAATCTAAAATGAAGATTCCGGATTTGCATGAAGAAGATATTACGCTTTTAGAAAGTGAAATAGATAAAATGAATGAAAGTTTAGAGCCTTTAAAACATTTTATTTTACCCGGTGGCCTAACAGCTTCTTCTTATTGCCATTTGGCCAGATGCGTTTGCAGAAGGGCAGAACGTAACGTTGTACATTTGGCAGAAGAAAGTTTTGTTGACGATAAAATAACCATATATTTAAATCGTTTGTCTGATTACTTGTTCACTTTAGCAAGGAAAGTAAATGCGGATAATAGCATTACAGAAAACAAGTGGATTCCACGAGTTTAA
- a CDS encoding ABC transporter ATP-binding protein — protein sequence MQPLITITDIGRKYVIGSETIHAIKSVTLTINKGEFVALMGPSGSGKSTLMNILGCLDTPTKGEYILNGINVSQMTDSELAEVRNKEIGFVFQTFNLLPRSSAQDNVALPLVYAGVSKKERDDRATVALTNVGLANRLHHKPNELSGGQRQRVAVARALINNPSIILADEPTGNLDTKTSIEIMGLIEEIHAKGNTIILVTHEEDIAQHAHRIVRMRDGLVEDDYQNKDVKTVAEKV from the coding sequence ATGCAGCCATTAATTACCATTACAGATATAGGAAGAAAATACGTTATAGGTTCAGAAACTATACATGCTATAAAATCTGTAACATTAACCATTAATAAAGGAGAGTTTGTTGCCTTAATGGGACCTTCTGGTTCTGGTAAATCTACTTTAATGAATATTTTAGGTTGCTTAGACACACCTACAAAAGGAGAGTATATCTTAAACGGAATTAATGTAAGCCAAATGACAGATAGCGAGCTTGCCGAAGTAAGAAATAAAGAAATAGGTTTTGTATTTCAAACTTTTAATCTTTTACCTCGTTCGTCTGCACAAGATAATGTAGCTTTACCATTGGTTTATGCAGGTGTTTCTAAAAAAGAAAGAGATGATAGAGCAACTGTTGCCTTAACCAATGTTGGCTTAGCTAATAGATTACATCATAAACCAAATGAGCTTTCTGGAGGGCAAAGACAGCGTGTGGCTGTTGCCAGAGCTTTAATTAATAATCCTTCCATTATTTTAGCCGATGAGCCTACCGGTAATTTAGATACTAAAACATCTATAGAAATTATGGGCTTGATAGAAGAGATACATGCAAAAGGCAATACCATTATTCTGGTTACTCATGAGGAGGATATCGCACAACACGCACACCGTATAGTAAGAATGAGGGATGGTTTGGTTGAAGATGATTACCAGAACAAAGATGTGAAGACGGTAGCAGAGAAAGTTTAA
- the gatC gene encoding Asp-tRNA(Asn)/Glu-tRNA(Gln) amidotransferase subunit GatC, translated as MKIDRETVDKIAHLARLVLTEEEKNRSIEELSEILSFMEKLGELDTTGVEPLIYMNERVNVLRPDQVVQEISREEALSNAPLKNEEYFKVSKVIEK; from the coding sequence ATGAAAATTGATAGAGAAACAGTAGATAAAATAGCTCATTTAGCTCGTTTAGTATTAACAGAGGAGGAAAAAAATAGGTCTATTGAAGAACTAAGTGAGATTCTTAGTTTTATGGAGAAACTAGGTGAATTAGACACCACAGGTGTAGAGCCGCTTATTTATATGAATGAGCGTGTTAATGTTTTAAGACCAGACCAAGTAGTACAAGAAATAAGTAGAGAAGAAGCTTTAAGTAACGCACCACTCAAAAACGAAGAGTACTTTAAAGTTTCTAAAGTTATAGAAAAATAA
- a CDS encoding lysophospholipid acyltransferase family protein translates to MDWSKTYIVCANHSSNLDILAATMLMKNNFFFMGKDELLKNPLTALYFKTIDVPVNRESKISSYKAFKKAEERLKEGISLIIFPEGKIGDEYPPLLHPFKNGPFKLALSLGIPILPVSIVNNWEILWDDGKRFGSKPGKCEVIVHEPVDTASLAEKDEENLKNNVFEIVHSALNYKKYKDF, encoded by the coding sequence ATGGATTGGAGTAAAACTTATATCGTTTGTGCCAACCATTCTTCTAATCTAGATATTTTAGCAGCTACCATGCTCATGAAAAATAATTTTTTCTTTATGGGAAAGGATGAGTTACTTAAAAATCCTTTAACGGCTCTTTATTTTAAAACTATTGATGTACCTGTAAATAGGGAAAGTAAAATATCATCCTATAAGGCTTTTAAAAAAGCCGAAGAACGATTGAAAGAAGGAATATCTTTAATCATTTTCCCGGAAGGTAAAATTGGAGACGAGTATCCACCACTTTTACATCCGTTCAAAAATGGTCCTTTTAAATTAGCTCTTAGTTTAGGGATTCCTATTCTGCCCGTAAGTATTGTAAACAATTGGGAGATACTTTGGGATGATGGTAAACGCTTTGGCTCTAAACCCGGAAAATGTGAAGTAATTGTTCATGAGCCGGTAGATACAGCATCCTTAGCAGAAAAAGATGAAGAAAATCTTAAAAATAATGTTTTTGAAATCGTACATTCGGCATTAAATTACAAGAAATACAAAGATTTTTAG